The genomic window TCCATCCCATCCGTATTTATCAACTATTGAACCTAATAATATTTCTGCTAATACAGATCCACCCATATATCCAAATAAACCTGTAAACCCTGCTGCAGTACCTCCGGCTTTTTTAGGAACTAAATCAAGTGCAGCAACTCCTATAAGCATAACTGGTCCGTAAATTAAAGCACCAATTGATGCTAAGGCTATATTTATAGCCATCATGCTTGTACTCTTCCAATAAATAAATGTAGCAACTGCAACACCTAACATACAGAATACGCCAGCTGGAGCACGACGTCCATGAAATACCTTATCACTTATCCAACCAACTATAATTGTACCTGGGATAGCTGCATATTCAAATAACGCAAAAGCTAACCCTGCTTCTTTTGTATTAAATCCTCTTATCTCTTTCAAGTAAACCGGAGCCCAGTTAAGAACACCATATCTTACTAGATAAACAAATAAGTTAGCCATAGCAATAATCCATAAAAACTTATTGTTTAATACATATTTAAATAATATTTCTTTTCCTGTCAATTCTTTTTCTGCATCTTCTACTTTTACATCAAATTTTGGATAATCATTTCTATATTCTTCTATCGGAGGTAATCCAACTGATTGAGGAGTATCTTTTGCAAATATCATAAATAATACTCCAGTAGCAATTGCTATTATACCTGGTAAATAAAAAGCACCTTTATAACTTCCACTAAACATAGTAATACCCAAAACAGCTATAGTAGCTATTACTGCTCCACCTACGTTATGAGCAGTATTCCAAATGGACATTTTAACTCCACGCTCTTTATCCGAGAACCAGTGTGTCATTATTCTTCCACATGGTGGCCATCCCATACCTTGGAACCATCCATTCAATGTCCATAATACAAATAATATTGGTATACTTGCTGTCATTCCCATAAATACATTAGCAAGTCCAGATAATATAAGTCCTATTCCCAAAAAATACCTTGGGTTAGATCTATCTGAAAAACTACCCATTATAAACTTACTTACTCCATAGGCTATTCCTAATCCTGAGGCTATAAATCCAAGTTCTGTTTTTGTAAAACCCAATTCCGCTATCATATAATTCTTAGCAATAGAGAAATTACTTCTAACAAAATAGTACACTGCGTATCCAATATAAATACTTATAAACATTTGAATACGATACCTCTTATAGGTAGAGTCAATTTTGTCCTTTGGCAAACGCTCAATATGAGGTGCCGGTTTTAAAAATCCTATCATTTTTGTTCCCCTCTCTTTAGTTGTTCTTATAATTAAGTAAAGTTCATGAACTTTACAATTATTATCATTTGTGCTGTTTATGTTAAATATTTTATAAAACTTAAATATTTAACTAGTTGGATTTATATATCGTTTTCATCAAAAACATAAAATTAAGCTTTCATTTTCAAAGTAAAATTTTAACTTATTCCATTAATTGTTTTTGTCTATAATTACATTTTTTCAATTTTTTAACTTATTGTTCAGCAAAAAAGAGAACACTAATCAAAAGGACGTTTCTATTTCCTTTTAAAATTAGGCTCTCTTATTCTCTGCCGCACTATATGTATATATTTTTAATACCATTTTTATTGCCAAAAGTATATTATCATGATTTCAACTATATTGCAATATATTTCCCACATTTTTCGACTTTATATGCAAAGCCATGCTATTTTTTCATCTATTCAAGTATTAAAAAATATTACAAAGTCAATATTGTAAATATACTCCTTTTATATTATGCTATAATTGTTATATATCAAATATGGGGAGGTTAGCAACAGCATTCTATGTTAGTAACTAATTCAGTAACCAAAAAAAACATAGTCCAATTTATCACCTATGCCCTTATAGGTGGAAGTAACTTAATTATAAACTTTGCAGTACTAAACATACTCTCTAATATAACTAATATATATTCTGGCACTAATACCTATACTAAAATAATGTTATCTTTATTTGAGTTTACAGCATTTATATTATATTCAATTAATGGATACCTTTTAAATAAAAAATTTACTTTTAAAACCAATAATAGTTCTTATATAAAATATGCTTTAGTATTAGGTACCTCAGCCTTTTTTAATGCTAATTTATTTATTATCCTTACAGCTCACAATGTATTTAATCTCCCAATAAAACTCTGGTTTAATTTATCAAAACTTACTTCTTCCATAACTATAGGTATAGTTACTTTTTTAATCAATAAATTTTTTATATTCAAATAATATATACAGTAGAAAAATGTTGCGACGCAACATTCTTCTATTGTATATTATCTCTATTTTTCAACAATAACAGTAGTTCCCATGCCTCCACCTATACAAAGAGTAGCTAAACCTTTTTTAGCGTCTTCTCTCTTTTGCATTTCATGTAATAATGTAACAAGAATTCTTGCTCCTGATCCTCCTATTGGATGTCCAAGAGCTATTGCTCCTCCATTCACATTTACTCTATCCATAAATTTATCAAAACCTAAACCTCTTGATACTGCTATACTTTGTGCAGCAAAGGCTTCGTTAGCCTCTATTAAATCTATATCTTCTATCTTTAATCCACCCTTTTCTAATGCCCTTTCTGTTGCTCCTATTGGTCCTACTCCCATTATCGAAGGATCTACTCCCTTTGAACCATAAGATACGATTTTAGCTAATGGTTTTATTCCCAATTCATTAGCTTTTTCTTCACTCATTACTACTAAAGCTGCTGCTCCATCATTTATTCCTGAAGCATTTCCTGCTGTAACCGATCCATCTTTCTTAAAAGCTGGTCTTAATTTTGCTAAGCTTTCTTCAGTTGTTCCAAACTTTGGATATTCATCTGTATCAACTACAACTTCACCTTTTCTTGTTTTT from Clostridium sp. MB40-C1 includes these protein-coding regions:
- a CDS encoding MFS transporter, which encodes MIGFLKPAPHIERLPKDKIDSTYKRYRIQMFISIYIGYAVYYFVRSNFSIAKNYMIAELGFTKTELGFIASGLGIAYGVSKFIMGSFSDRSNPRYFLGIGLILSGLANVFMGMTASIPILFVLWTLNGWFQGMGWPPCGRIMTHWFSDKERGVKMSIWNTAHNVGGAVIATIAVLGITMFSGSYKGAFYLPGIIAIATGVLFMIFAKDTPQSVGLPPIEEYRNDYPKFDVKVEDAEKELTGKEILFKYVLNNKFLWIIAMANLFVYLVRYGVLNWAPVYLKEIRGFNTKEAGLAFALFEYAAIPGTIIVGWISDKVFHGRRAPAGVFCMLGVAVATFIYWKSTSMMAINIALASIGALIYGPVMLIGVAALDLVPKKAGGTAAGFTGLFGYMGGSVLAEILLGSIVDKYGWDGGFMLLVAASILSVVFLAFTWNVHDTSENEIDDNNLAS
- a CDS encoding GtrA family protein, with amino-acid sequence MLVTNSVTKKNIVQFITYALIGGSNLIINFAVLNILSNITNIYSGTNTYTKIMLSLFEFTAFILYSINGYLLNKKFTFKTNNSSYIKYALVLGTSAFFNANLFIILTAHNVFNLPIKLWFNLSKLTSSITIGIVTFLINKFFIFK